The following are encoded together in the Raphanus sativus cultivar WK10039 unplaced genomic scaffold, ASM80110v3 Scaffold3457, whole genome shotgun sequence genome:
- the LOC130506606 gene encoding uncharacterized protein LOC130506606 isoform X1 has product MFIFFLQLTKMLTFPLCGCELSSESKTLAFAAPLVSISHTKRQIVLGRRDSVKVTAAKSGNFSLGSIFKSCDTCGAKGAIECPGCKVEIRRMGIFSRGGMEMCRCFDCQGFGMKSCPKCGKGGLTPEQRGER; this is encoded by the exons atgtttatcttcttcttacAGCTTACAAAAATGTTGACATTCCCACTTTGTGGTTGCGAGTTATCTTCAGAATCCAAGACTCTAGCGTTTGCTGCTCCATTGGTTTCTATCTCGCATACCAAAAGACAGATTGTGCTGGGACGGCGCGATTCCGTCAAAGTTACTGCAGCAAAATCCGGAAATTTCTCGCTTGGTTCG ATATTCAAAAGCTGTGACACTTGTGGAGCCAAAGGAGCAATTGAATGCCCCGGTTGCAAG GTAGAAATAAGAAGAATGGGAATATTTTCGAGAGGTGGAA TGGAAATGTGTAGATGTTTTGATTGCCAAGGATTCGGTATGAAGAGCTGTCCTAAATGTGGGAAGGGAGGTTTGACGCCAGAACAGAGAGGGGAAAGATAG
- the LOC130506606 gene encoding uncharacterized protein LOC130506606 isoform X2, protein MFIFFLQLTKMLTFPLCGCELSSESKTLAFAAPLVSISHTKRQIVLGRRDSVKVTAAKSGNFSLGSIFKSCDTCGAKGAIECPGCKGTGRNKKNGNIFERWKCFDCQGFGMKSCPKCGKGGLTPEQRGER, encoded by the exons atgtttatcttcttcttacAGCTTACAAAAATGTTGACATTCCCACTTTGTGGTTGCGAGTTATCTTCAGAATCCAAGACTCTAGCGTTTGCTGCTCCATTGGTTTCTATCTCGCATACCAAAAGACAGATTGTGCTGGGACGGCGCGATTCCGTCAAAGTTACTGCAGCAAAATCCGGAAATTTCTCGCTTGGTTCG ATATTCAAAAGCTGTGACACTTGTGGAGCCAAAGGAGCAATTGAATGCCCCGGTTGCAAG GGAACAGGTAGAAATAAGAAGAATGGGAATATTTTCGAGAGGTGGAA ATGTTTTGATTGCCAAGGATTCGGTATGAAGAGCTGTCCTAAATGTGGGAAGGGAGGTTTGACGCCAGAACAGAGAGGGGAAAGATAG
- the LOC130506606 gene encoding uncharacterized protein LOC130506606 isoform X3 encodes MFIFFLQLTKMLTFPLCGCELSSESKTLAFAAPLVSISHTKRQIVLGRRDSVKVTAAKSGNFSLGSIFKSCDTCGAKGAIECPGCKVEIRRMGIFSRGGNVLIAKDSV; translated from the exons atgtttatcttcttcttacAGCTTACAAAAATGTTGACATTCCCACTTTGTGGTTGCGAGTTATCTTCAGAATCCAAGACTCTAGCGTTTGCTGCTCCATTGGTTTCTATCTCGCATACCAAAAGACAGATTGTGCTGGGACGGCGCGATTCCGTCAAAGTTACTGCAGCAAAATCCGGAAATTTCTCGCTTGGTTCG ATATTCAAAAGCTGTGACACTTGTGGAGCCAAAGGAGCAATTGAATGCCCCGGTTGCAAG GTAGAAATAAGAAGAATGGGAATATTTTCGAGAGGTGGAA ATGTTTTGATTGCCAAGGATTCGGTATGA
- the LOC130506606 gene encoding uncharacterized protein LOC130506606 isoform X4 has product MFIFFLQLTKMLTFPLCGCELSSESKTLAFAAPLVSISHTKRQIVLGRRDSVKVTAAKSGNFSLGSIFKSCDTCGAKGAIECPGCKGTGRNKKNGNIFERWNGNV; this is encoded by the exons atgtttatcttcttcttacAGCTTACAAAAATGTTGACATTCCCACTTTGTGGTTGCGAGTTATCTTCAGAATCCAAGACTCTAGCGTTTGCTGCTCCATTGGTTTCTATCTCGCATACCAAAAGACAGATTGTGCTGGGACGGCGCGATTCCGTCAAAGTTACTGCAGCAAAATCCGGAAATTTCTCGCTTGGTTCG ATATTCAAAAGCTGTGACACTTGTGGAGCCAAAGGAGCAATTGAATGCCCCGGTTGCAAG GGAACAGGTAGAAATAAGAAGAATGGGAATATTTTCGAGAGGTGGAA TGGAAATGTGTAG